From Echeneis naucrates chromosome 7, fEcheNa1.1, whole genome shotgun sequence, one genomic window encodes:
- the tlr9 gene encoding toll-like receptor 9 yields the protein MALLKNILILSQLLSLLKAINVNFFPCDADKNASTVDCHDRLLKEVPHFRSTTVVSFDLSRTKIQQVPQHAFVGLPNLHTLKIMGNCGPGVQGALEERSCKMEIQYYAFKNLQQLEFLYLSGNSLTVIPWLPETLRVLDLQSNHIFHITHLFKTPLLEELLLSKNCFYANPCNQSFFISESVFSGLKKLKTLNMGYNNLTSVPKGLPSSLETLDLKENTITEVVENAFADLTLLRNLNLEWNCQRCDHAARPCFPCPQNRPLKLSPNSFYMENSSITYLSLRGNSLKTFPVGLFRPLKNLQSLDLSDNLLAYAIQNGTFFSELKDLTWISLIYNYEPLKTFPELILSPHIANISRLQHLLLSGNFFHRLSNQSLRVLSKLKYLTKLELRMNFINSCNLTSLKQLPSLIDVVLSQNMLNFLPCCSNSERKSCHNENLYTHNSHDQPLLVRDREVTSRNVFEESKQSHVEEVMWDNVSHFPSLSDFRNYFCRRKSSFDLSQNDILTLDKHVFVGMEKAVCLDLSYNYMSQALRGGQFNNLNSLVLLNLSYNRLDFYYKDALSELNATLKVLDVSNNEFHFKMRGMGHRLEFLRYLTNLEVLSLANNDIGMRLDQRLVSSSIKYLYFNGNHLDTMWASDNNKYTYFFQNLTNLNYLDISNNGLKSISSEVLCNLPQSIVALSISNNLLNYFPWNNLSALSNLCHLNLSQNHLSYLPHKVIEFGANISLLDLSHNRISFIPEDFFRKAQSLQYLYLSHNQIKQLQHQYLPAPFKNGSALQKLTLHANPFKCDCDTSWFADFLRSTPVQIPYLFTYIHCEYPESQQGRSVLSIDQRSCQDIYGGLAFVVCAFMAVTFTVLPLLKHLYGWDLWYCLQVLWAGHKGYSQLAGTDSQHHYDAFVVFDTGNQAVRDWVYNELILNLENSNHRRFYLCLEERDWIPGLSCIENLHNAVYNSVKTVFVLSSGSNGGETVNGVIRQAFFMVQQRLLDERVDAAVLVLLGEMFPKLKYLQLRKRLCRKSVLSWPRNPRAQPLFWNKMRMALSSDNLRFYDNKISESFILPQVDC from the exons ATG gcTCTGTTGAAGAATATACTCATCCTCAGTCAGCTTCTTTCTTTACTGAAGGCCATAAATGTCAACTTCTTTCCATGTGACGCAGATAAAAATGCCTCTACAGTGGACTGCCATGACAGATTATTAAAGGAGGTCCCACACTTCAGGTCTACTACGGTGGTATCCTTCGACTTGAGTCGGACTAAGATACAACAAGTGCCACAGCACGCTTTTGTGGGATTACCAAACCTTCACACTCTGAAAATAATGGGGAACTGTGGACCGGGGGTTCAGGGAGCTCTGGAAGAGCGCTCATGCAAAATGGAGATCCAGTATTATGCTTTCAAGAACCTCCAGCAGCTTgaatttttgtatttgtcagGAAACAGCCTAACTGTCATACCCTGGTTACCTGAAACGCTACGGGTGCTCGATCTACAGAGTAATCACATCTTTCACATTACCCACCTTTTCAAAACCCCACTTCTCGAAGAACTCCTCCTCTCCAAGAACTGCTTTTATGCAAACCCTTGCAACCAGTCCTTTTTCATTAGTGAGAGTGTATTCTCTGGGCTCAAAAAACTCAAAACCCTCAACATGGGATATAATAATTTGACATCTGTTCCTAAAGGACTGCCTTCCTCGCTGGAAACTCTGGATTTGAAAGAAAACACGATTACAGAAGTTGTAGAAAATGCATTTGCCGACTTGACTTTGCTCAGGAATTTGAATTTGGAGTGGAACTGCCAGCGCTGTGATCATGCAGCAAGACCTTGTTTTCCTTGCCCACAAAATCGCCCTCTGAAATTATCTCCAAACTCATTCTATATGGAGAACAGCTCCATCACATATCTAAGCTTGAGGGGAAAttctctgaaaacatttccagtgGGTCTTTTCAGACCTTTGAAAAATTTACAGAGCTTGGATCTCTCTGACAACCTCCTGGCATATGCTATACAGAATGGAACCTTCTTCTCGGAGCTGAAGGACCTTACTTGGATTAGCCTGATCTACAACTATGAACCCCTGAAGACATTTCCAGAGCTGATCCTCTCCCCACATATAGCCAATATATCTAGATTGCAACACCTCCTTCTGAGTGGTAACTTTTTCCATCGGCTTTCAAATCAGAGTCTGAGGGTTCTGTCCAAACTTAAATATCTAACAAAACTTGAACTGAGAATGAACTTCATTAATAGTTGTAACTTGACAAGTCTGAAACAGTTACCATCTCTCATCGACGTTGTCCTCTCTCAGAATATGCTAAATTTCCTTCCATGCTGCTCCAATTCAGAACGGAAAAGCTGTCACAATGAGAACCTGTATACCCACAATTCACATGACCAACCACTTCTTGTCAGAGATCGAGAAGTCACAtcaagaaatgtgtttgaagaATCAAAACAATCCCATGTGGAAGAAGTGATGTGGGACAATGTATCACATTTTCCGTCactttcagatttcagaaaTTATTTCTGTCGACGCAAATCATCATTTGACTTGtctcaaaatgacattttgacTCTTGACAAACATGTGTTTGTAGGCATGGAAAAGGCTGTTTGTTTAGACCTTTCATACAATTATATGAGCCAGGCACTGAGGGGCGGGCAGTTTAATAACTTGAATAGTTTAGTTTTGCTTAATTTGTCATACAACAGGCTTGATTTTTACTATAAAGATGCTTTAAGTGAGCTGAACGCTACTCTAAAGGTATTAGATGTTAGCAACAATGAATTTCACTTCAAAATGAGGGGCATGGGCCATCGACTCGAGTTCCTCCGATATCTGACCAACTTGGAGGTCCTAAGTCTTGCAAACAACGACATTGGGATGAGACTCGATCAAAGGTTGGTGAGCAGCTCTATTAAGTATCTCTACTTTAATGGAAATCATTTAGACACAATGTGGGCTTCTGAtaacaacaaatacacatatttttTCCAAAACCTGACAAATCTCAACTATTTGGACATCTCTAACAACGGTCTAAAATCAATCTCATCAGAAGTGTTGTGTAACCTCCCACAAAGCATTGTCGCCCTCAGCATCAGCAACAATCTGCTGAACTACTTCCCATGGAACAACCTCTCTGCACTCAGCAATTTATGTCATTTGAACCTAAGTCAAAATCATTTATCTTATTTGCCTCATAAAGTCATCGAATTTGGAGCAAATATTTCCCTTTTGGACCTCAGTCACAATCGTATTAGTTTCATTCCAGAGGATTTCTTTAGGAAAGCACAGTCCTTGCAATATCTGTATCTAAGCCACAATCAGATCAAACAGTTGCAACACCAGTATCTCCCTGCCCCTTTTAAAAATGGCAGTGCTCTTCAAAAACTCACCCTGCATGCCAACCCCTTTAAATGTGATTGTGACACATCTTGGTTTGCGGACTTCCTGCGTTCTACTCCGGTGCAGATTCCTTACCTCttcacatacatacactgtGAATACCCCGAGTCACAACAGGGTCGTAGCGTGTTATCGATTGACCAGCGTTCCTGCCAGGATATATACGGTGGCTTGGCCTTCGTCGTCTGCGCCTTCATGGCTGTGACGTTCACTGTTCTGCCCCTGCTGAAGCACCTTTATGGCTGGGATCTGTGGTATTGCTTGCAGGTGCTTTGGGCAGGACATAAAGGCTACTCCCAGCTGGCTGGTACTGATTCGCAGCATCACTATGATGCTTTTGTGGTGTTTGACACGGGGAACCAGGCTGTAAGAGATTGGGTCtacaatgaattaattttgaatCTGGAGAACTCGAATCACCGGAGATTTTATCTCTGTTTGGAAGAGAGGGACTGGATTCCTGGACTTTCGTGTATTGAGAATCTACACAATGCCGTCTACAACAGCGTGAAGACAGTGTTTGTGCTGTCCAGTGGTTCTAACGGGGGTGAGACAGTGAATGGTGTGATCCGCCAGGCTTTCTTCATGGTCCAGCAGcgccttttggatgagagg GTGGATGCAGCTGTACTGGTTTTGTTGGGGGAGATGTTTCCCAAACTGAAGTATCTGCAGCTGAGGAAGAGACTGTGCAGAAAGTCTGTGCTGTCCTGGCCGAGAAACCCAAGAGCTCAACCCCTTTTCTGGAATAAAATGAGAATGGCATTATCGTCAGATAACCTCAGATTTTATGACAACAAAATTAGTGAAAGCTTTATATTACCTCAGGTTGACTGTTGA